A segment of the Sander vitreus isolate 19-12246 unplaced genomic scaffold, sanVit1 ctg380_0, whole genome shotgun sequence genome:
ctgtctctctctctgtctctctctctgtctctccctctgtgtctctcttcaCCATGACCctgatgtctctctgtctctctctgtctctgtctctctctctctctctgtctctctgtctctctctctctgtgtctctcttcaCCATGACCctgatgtctctctgtctctccatcagCTGCTGTCCTTCGTGGCCTTCATCCTGGAGGAGGTGGTGAGCAGCTGCATCAGCTGCTCGTCTCTCTACTTCTTTGAGTTTGTCAGCTGCACGGCCTTCCTCTTCACCCTGctgctcctcatcctcctctccacCACGCTGCAGAACCGAGTGGGCATCACGTGCTGGCCCCGCCTGGTAAGACCCGCCTCCACTCCACTCTGGATCAAGTGGGTTTTACCGTGATGAAAGTACTCTTAGTGCCAATCTGACCACAAAAACATGCCACTGGAGGGAATCTGAAACCATTTCCCACGCTGGCTGGTGGAAATGATGAGTGTGAccctaaacaacaacaaaaaaacggaCTGTGAAAGATTAAAAACGAGCAGACGAGATCTAGAAACATCTCACACGCAGCTGAGGTTGAAAAACTGTGGCTTCCCAGATCCTAATTCCCCCTTCTCACCTGTGATTAGcactatagacacacacacacacacacacacacagacacacacacacacacacacacacacacacacacacacacacacacacacacacacacacacacacacacacacacacacacacggagacacacacacacacagagacacacacacacacacacggagagacacacacacacacacacacggagacacacacacacacacacacacacacacacacacacacacacacacacacacacacacacacacacacacacacggagagacacacacacacacacacacacacacacggaggacacacacacacacacacacggagagacacacacacacacacacacggagacacacacacacacacacacacacacacggagagacacatggacacacacacggagagacacatggacacacacacggacacacacatgcagacacgcacacagacacacacggagagacacacacagagagacacacacacacacatggacacacagacagacagacagacacacacacacggacacagagagacacacactgagacacacgcacgcacacacacacacacacacggacacacacacacacacacacacacacacacacacggacacacacacacacacacacacacacacacacacacacacacacacacacacacacacacacacacacacacacacacacacacacacacacacacacactaaactgaGCTCCTCATGTATTTTATGTGATGCACCAACAGTCAGGACACAAAGAAACCCATTCACAgcctttcattcattcacagcCAGTAACTACCAGCAGTAATGTTACAGGTACAACCTGTTTCCTTCTCACAGTTCATCCCTGttacaacattaaaacatattcaCAAACATTTATAGAAAGCACACAGTTTGTAATAAATACAGAAGTATGTAAGAACATGGTGATGAAGCCGCGTGAGCGTGATCGTACTGTATCTCTGTGATACGCCAACACTAGTTAATTATTAACGGCCACAGTGTTTGGCTGCAGTGTCTCTTCTTTTATTGCGGGTCTACGTCTCAACGGTTCAGCATTCAAACGTCCCACTTCAAAAAGTCccacatatcttagcagaaagatgaaaaatgttgtgtttacttcacagaagagcagccgtttccccctTTTGtaatgggaacgttatgaagagacgtgaacatcatctaaaagctgcaaaccccgcgatgaagccgcagtacagtattaggggaccactaaggtctatataaagagacttcagatacagtattaggggaccactaaggcctatataaagagacttcagatacagtattaggggaccactaaggtctatataaaagagacttcagatacagtattaggggaccactaaggtctatataaaagagacttcagatacagtattaggggaccactaaggtctatataaagagacttcagatacagtattaggggaccactaaggtctatataaagagacttcagatacagtattaggggaccacaaaggtctatataaaagagacttcagatacagtattaggggaccactaaggtctatataaagagacttcagatacagtattaggggaccactaaggtctatataaagagacttcagatacagtattaggggaccactaaggtctatataaagagacttcagatacagtattaggggaccactaaggtctatataaagagacttcagatacagtattaggggaccactaaggtctatataaaagcatccaaaaagcagcatgtcataggatttttaatatattttatttactttcagATAAACATATGTTACTATGCCTGAGGTGGTTAATATGGTCACCAGCAGTTTACTCTCTCTTTAGGAAGCAACATTTAACATATTAATGTTTACGCCATTTGCGTAGACGCTCTTCTTCGCCCTCCATCGTCTGCCACGCACGGGCAGACGATCTGCGGTCACAgtttctgatgggtcacagctTTCGGTGCAACACGGGAAATAATCCGTTGGCGCTGTGAGTCGTAGTCGCTGCTATGATACCATACTACAAGACAGTGATGACCGAATCAGCGGCGGGCCCTGGGCAGCCGCCCGTCTGTTTTACTCCCCGCGGAGGCAGCAGCGGACATCAACAGATTGTCCATCTCCGGGGCTGTCGCCGCTGGCTGAGCCCTAGAGATTAAAGATTTAAGAACCTGGGACGCGCCCACAGAGTTCAAGGAAGTGTGTCTCTCATGTGAGGGGAGGACTTCCACACCCCAGAGTGTCCACCGTGACAGCCCCATTTCACCCTCATCTGAGCACCCGAGTGGAACAGCTCCTTCTCCGTGATTGGCTGCCCGCACGTCTGACACATCCTGAACAGCTCCATCAGGCTGCGGGCGTGCACTATTGCGCAGTCTTTGTCGGCGTCTTCTTCGTCCTCCGATGTCGTTATCGGGTTGAAGTCTGGTTCGGAGTGGAAGCTGTGGTCCAAAGGGTCGACCGACACCACGATGCAGAAACTTTcatcttctgctgctgctgggggggGCTGGGAGGAGCAGGGCGCCTGccaacacaaccacacacacacaaaacacgttTCAGTTATCTTAAAGGGTAAATGGACTCTGTTTTACTACGTTTTTGTGTCtatgtgactgatgggaacaacaatctctgaaactggtccagtattaaccAGTCAGCGTCcgctaaaagttgtgttgttgccgctgacagactcagattattattctaagtgtctgacaacattatgaaaggatccctacagagatagaccttttagttaaagaggaagatccttttagtttaacatgaaacagccccgaaatcaccatcaccaaactccaccagactccatgtaaataatcagtacttttatcatcgtaaaacacacttcattcaaagtggacagaaactaaataaaactaccaaaagccgtcttggttcatctttccactgttccaacaatcaccactctggtttggttgaaataaacccttaattcacccatttacatgtggagatatgctggctctatacacgctaaaagtcctgattattacatggagtctggtggagatatgctggctctatacacgctaaaagtcctgattattacatggagtctggtggagatatgctggctctatacacgctaaaagtcctgattatttacatggagtttggttatttacttttggtacttaaaCGTAGTATTTAGATGCAGATACTCTTTGTACTTTTATATAGTGAATGCATGACATGCAGTGTTTGTTGTACAAGATGATTTTACCTGAGTTCTGCTTCTCTTCGGAGCCGGGGGAGACGTCTCAGTTCTGCCCGGCTCAGAGGGCTCTCTCCCGGGGAACACTGACGGCACAGCGCCGCTCTTGAGCACCGGCTTGGGCGCTATGTTCAGTATCTTAGCCCGGAAGTCCTCTTCGTAGTCCTCGGGCTGAAAGTGCAGGCTGCA
Coding sequences within it:
- the LOC144513923 gene encoding uncharacterized protein LOC144513923, whose translation is MPWRCCVPGCKGYDEAKSMGVVFHGLPTRDPQRCKTWLKAIQSPRFDENTPVSKYSGVRVCSLHFQPEDYEEDFRAKILNIAPKPVLKSGAVPSVFPGREPSEPGRTETSPPAPKRSRTQAPCSSQPPPAAAEDESFCIVVSVDPLDHSFHSEPDFNPITTSEDEEDADKDCAIVHARSLMELFRMCQTCGQPITEKELFHSGAQMRVKWGCHGGHSGVWKSSPHMRDTLP